GTTTTGCCTTGGCCATCATGGAAGCTGTTTTCAAAGCAGCAGGAATCTCGTTCGTTAGACCGATCATTTCCATCACGACTTGTGCGGCTTCCTCACCTTTATTGCCGTGTTTACCACCAGCTCTATCAAGGGCTTGCTCGTCGTTTTCTGTCGTCAAAACGCCAAAACCGATCGGCTTTTTATAGTCCAACATCAAGCGAGTGATACCGTCAGTCACAGAGTTGCAGACATAGTCATAGTGAGAAGTTTCACCACGGATCACCGCGCCCAAAGCCACAACACCATCGCAACCCGCATCCAAGAAAGCTTGGCAAGCCAGAGGCAATTCCACAGCACCAGGAACGAGAGCTGCGAAGATCTCAACCCCGTCACAAGACTCTAGGTAGTTGATCGCGCCTTCTTCTAGTTTTTCAGTGATCTCGTTGTTAAAGCGTGCTGTGACAACACCGACTTTGATAGTTCCCATTACTTATGCCCCTTTACATTTTCAATAGCGACAATTTCAACAATCTCAATATCAAAAGCTTTTAAGCCGACTTTCTTTTCCGGTTTGTTCGTCAAAAGACGAACTTTGCGAGCTCCGATTTCACGAAGGATCTGTGCGCCGATACCGTAATCTCTTTCATCCATCAGCGGCGTCGGAGGACGAACGTCATCCATACCTGCAAGAACTTGCAACTCTTGTACAAGACCTTGTGTGCGGTTGTTTCCACGAAGCAAAACGAAAGCGCCACTGGGTTGTTCATTGATAAGCTTAATGCTTTCAAGAACCGTGGAAGCGCCTCTTTGTAGAACCGCCATAAAATCACGAGTGAAGTTATCCACGTGAACGCGGACCAATGTTTCTTTCTCTGGAGTGATTTCGCCTTTTTGAATCACCAAGTGCTCAAGTCCGTCCACAGTGCTTCTGAAAAC
This region of Bdellovibrio sp. BCCA genomic DNA includes:
- the ribH gene encoding 6,7-dimethyl-8-ribityllumazine synthase; this encodes MGTIKVGVVTARFNNEITEKLEEGAINYLESCDGVEIFAALVPGAVELPLACQAFLDAGCDGVVALGAVIRGETSHYDYVCNSVTDGITRLMLDYKKPIGFGVLTTENDEQALDRAGGKHGNKGEEAAQVVMEMIGLTNEIPAALKTASMMAKAKPAKSAKKASKPAAKAQKNKKKTRK